A window of Methanocaldococcus vulcanius M7 genomic DNA:
AAATATTAGAAAAATATAAAATTGAGCCGGGAATTTTAAGGTATAAAGTTGAAAATGCTCGATGGATGATGCATTCGTTAAAAGAAATTGCTAAATTACTAAACTTAAATTCAGAAATTCCAGAAAAGTTGGAAATAAGATTGGAATATGGGGCTAAGGAGGATATTATCGAATTGCTAAATATAAAATATATTGGAAGAGTAAGGGCAAGAAAACTATACAATGAAGGGATTAGATGTGTTGAGGATATATTAAAAAATCCTGAAAAGGTTGTTCATATTGTTGGACGAAAAACTGCTGAAAAAATCTTAAAGGAAATATTAAAAGAGAAAGAAAACCTTTAAACTTATATTCCACATTAAAAGATTATAGAGATATAAATAACCACAAATTAAATATTTTTTATTTTATTTATTTTTATTTTATTTTTTGTTTTGTATTTATTGTAGTGTAGATGTGAATCAGATCGCTTAAAATTGCTGAGGCGGTTTCTATTGGACCCGCTCCTCTTCCAACTACAACAACTTCTCTTGCCAGATCTGTCTCAAACATTGCAACATTCAACGTTCCTTTTACATTTAAAGGACTGTCAATTGGGACAAGCATCGGTTCAACAATCAAATGATTTTCTTTTATCTGCCCAATTAATTTTATAGTATAACCCCTTTTATTAGCTAAAAACAACGCTTCAGGAGTTATTTTTGTTATTCCCTTCACTTTAACATCTTTTATTGTCTTCTCCAACCCCATAATTGAATTTGCTAAAATAACAATCTTTGCAGCAGTATCTAAACCTTCAATGTCTTGTGTAGGATCTGTTTCAGCTATTCCCAACTCTTTTGCTTCTTTTAAGGCAGTTTCGAAATCTAACCCTTCTTTCTCCATTTTTGTCAATATATAATTAGTTGTTCCGTTTAAAATTCCCCTTATTGATAAAATTTCATTTCCAGCTAAGGTTTCCTTAGCCAAATTTATTATAGGCATTGCTCCACCAACAGACGCTTCATGCCTAAACATAACACCGTGTTTTTTCGCTTCTTCAACCAACTCCTTATAACACAATGCCAGCGGCCCTTTATTTGCAGTTACAACGTGTTTTTTATTTCTAAAACTTTCTAAAATATGGGTCTTAGCTGGCTCTCCTGTTTCTAAGTTTGAAGGTGTGATTTCAACAACCACATCCGCTTTAACTTCTCTTATTACATCTATTGACTTCATTTTGCTACCTTTTTCTGGATAGTTTTTGATCGATCCTGTTGTTTCTTTAACCTCTATCGCTTTAATTAGATCTAAACCATTCTCATCGATTGCTGAGCCAGAACTGTCAGTTATTGCCACTACCTTAAAGTCCCCATAGTTCTTTTTTAAATAATCTCTTTTTTCGTGTAAAACCTTAGCAACTCCTTTTCCAATCGCTCCAAAGCCAACAAGAATTATTTTCATTATCTCACCATTTTTATATTAAATGTTCATTGTAAAGTTTTATCTTTAATAAAGTGATCTAAGGAAATCCTTAAAGACAGTAAATTTACAAATTTAAATAAATCTAACGCATAACGTTATATTTAAATCATTGATTTAACAAATAAAAGTCCTTTTTCTTTCTCCAACTCTTCAAACAAGTAAAAAAGTTCTCCTATCTTCTCTTCATCAACTATAATCCTCATCATTGCAGATGACTCTTTTTCTGGATGAGGCATGATCAGATCTAAGTCCTCAACAAGGCCAATCTGATTAATTCTGTCAATCGTATCTCTAACGTTAGTGTCAACTACATGTCCAATAACAACAACATCCAAGTAAACCTTTTTATCTCTTCCGTCAATCTTTTTTATCACTGCCCCCTCTCTTTCTAAGTCCTCCAATATCATATTTAACTTATCTTTATCTTCAACATCAATAACAATCCTTACAGGGACTTTTCCTCCTCTTTTTTCTTCTCTTGAATGAATAACACTGATCACATTTGCTCCATACTTAGAAATTGGAGTTAACACTCTTAACAACTCTCCCGGTTTGTCTTTTAACTCAATATCTATTGTAATCATAATTTACCACCACACCTCTTTAATTCCTAACTTATAGGCAACAATATTCCCAAGCAAGTGAATAAACACCGTAAGTAGGCAAATAATAATCATCATTTCATAAGGAATTGGTGCAACAATGTATCCAAATGCCAAAGCACCTATAACAAAGTCAAGTTGATCCAATAATGGAGCTGGCTTTCCTCTTTCAATATTTAACCTCCTCTTTATAAAACTACCTACTGCATCACCAACTATTGCCCCAACGGACAAAAAGAAAGCCAGTATTACGTGATCTAAAACTGTTCCATAAAAATCCAACGAGTTAACAATGCTAAGATCAACCAGTATACCCTGAATTAGTCCAACTAATGTTCCACATAAAACTCCAAAAATACAACCTTTGTATGTCACTCCATTGCCGATTAATCTTCTTCCGTCAATAAAATCTTTCCCGAGATCTACTGGCGTTCCTCCACCGAATATGCAAGCAGAGGCATTTGCCACATACGCTGGAAGAATATACCAAAACGATGCAAATAACAACCTATAAAACATCTTCTCCCCTTCAAAGTGATGAGATCGTTTTTATAATTATTTCGATATATTATAACTATCATCTCTTATATCTATTTATATCCATATATGCATGTGTATGTATTGACATTTACAGTAATTTCATAATTTAATTTCGTGATATTATGATTAATTCTTGTATTTATTTTAATTCTTTACTCATTTTAATCAGTTATCTGTTATTTTTTATTTTTTAGATTTTCTCAGTTTTTTGTGGTCTTTTTTCTGATTATTACTTCAAGGTGTCTTTATAGTTTTATTTTCTATTTTCAATGATTAGTTATCTAATTTAAACTATATAAACTCAATATATGTCAATCATTCGTTTTCAGTATTTTTAATAAAAAACACTTAATCATTCAGTTAAAATCTTAAAGGTTTAGGAGGTAATAACTCTTAATAGTTTACTCCCTTTCTATATAAAAATTACTCAAAGTGAAATTATGAAATGCTCAATTTGTATTCACACTTCTAAAACAAAGAAGATAATAAATAAAAATGGAAAAGTATTTTGTATAGATTGCTTAAATTTTTTAAAATATCCTCCAAATTTTGAATTAATGAAAAAAGAAGTAGAAGAAATACTGCACAACCTAAAAAAGTCGGAAGGAAGGTATCATTGCATTTTGGCATTTTCTGGAGGAAAGGATAGTGTTTTAGCATTGAAATTATTAAAAGAAAAGTTTAAATTAAATCCCTTATGTGTCATGGTAGACAACAATTATATCTCAAAGGAAGCAATAGAAAATGCTCTAAAAATAACGAAATATTATGAAGTAGATCTAATGATATTAAATCGTGATTATACCGATCTCTTTGAAGATGCAATAAGGAGAGGGGAGAGCCCCTGTAGGAGATGCTCTAAGCTTATACTACGAGAGGTTTGGAGAGTAGCTAAAATGTTGAACATGAAGTATATAATAACAGGACATGAACTACCCTTTGGACACTCTGCAATACGAAAGATGAAAGAAGGAGTAGAGATGATTCGACTTCTTGCTCCTTATAAGATTAAAGAAGAGGAAAAATATAAAATGCTAAAAAATCTTCCATGGAAAAAGCCGAATTTGGGGGGCTACACTACAAACTGTTTAGTTCTGGGTGTTGCATTAGAGAGATTTTATGAGAAGTATGGGTTTAGTTTTGAAGTTGATAGAGTTGCAACACTCGTTAGATTTGGATTGTTATCAAAAGAAAAAGCAGAAGAAGTTCTTAAAAAGCCAGATATTCCAGAAGAGGTTTATAAAGAGTTGAGAAGGAGGGGATTAAATATATAAATCTAAAATCTAATCTAAAAAATCTAAAAAAATATTTGTTGAAGTTGTGGTTATTTTTTGATTTT
This region includes:
- a CDS encoding homoserine dehydrogenase, with product MKIILVGFGAIGKGVAKVLHEKRDYLKKNYGDFKVVAITDSSGSAIDENGLDLIKAIEVKETTGSIKNYPEKGSKMKSIDVIREVKADVVVEITPSNLETGEPAKTHILESFRNKKHVVTANKGPLALCYKELVEEAKKHGVMFRHEASVGGAMPIINLAKETLAGNEILSIRGILNGTTNYILTKMEKEGLDFETALKEAKELGIAETDPTQDIEGLDTAAKIVILANSIMGLEKTIKDVKVKGITKITPEALFLANKRGYTIKLIGQIKENHLIVEPMLVPIDSPLNVKGTLNVAMFETDLAREVVVVGRGAGPIETASAILSDLIHIYTTINTKQKIK
- a CDS encoding ACT domain-containing protein, with amino-acid sequence MITIDIELKDKPGELLRVLTPISKYGANVISVIHSREEKRGGKVPVRIVIDVEDKDKLNMILEDLEREGAVIKKIDGRDKKVYLDVVVIGHVVDTNVRDTIDRINQIGLVEDLDLIMPHPEKESSAMMRIIVDEEKIGELFYLFEELEKEKGLLFVKSMI
- a CDS encoding CDP-2,3-bis-(O-geranylgeranyl)-sn-glycerol synthase, with the protein product MFYRLLFASFWYILPAYVANASACIFGGGTPVDLGKDFIDGRRLIGNGVTYKGCIFGVLCGTLVGLIQGILVDLSIVNSLDFYGTVLDHVILAFFLSVGAIVGDAVGSFIKRRLNIERGKPAPLLDQLDFVIGALAFGYIVAPIPYEMMIIICLLTVFIHLLGNIVAYKLGIKEVWW
- a CDS encoding phosphoadenosine phosphosulfate reductase domain-containing protein, which gives rise to MKCSICIHTSKTKKIINKNGKVFCIDCLNFLKYPPNFELMKKEVEEILHNLKKSEGRYHCILAFSGGKDSVLALKLLKEKFKLNPLCVMVDNNYISKEAIENALKITKYYEVDLMILNRDYTDLFEDAIRRGESPCRRCSKLILREVWRVAKMLNMKYIITGHELPFGHSAIRKMKEGVEMIRLLAPYKIKEEEKYKMLKNLPWKKPNLGGYTTNCLVLGVALERFYEKYGFSFEVDRVATLVRFGLLSKEKAEEVLKKPDIPEEVYKELRRRGLNI